A single genomic interval of Streptomyces sp. NBC_00663 harbors:
- a CDS encoding HlyD family efflux transporter periplasmic adaptor subunit, whose protein sequence is MQFRQQALAKLQSPEELDLPVRFARPQGWLALSVTVVVMATASVWAVTGSVASTVGAPAILTHGQGSYILQSPVAGQVTAVLAKQGERLPANSPVLKVRTAEGDTVVRSVAAGRVTALAATIGQIIQTGANVAAVEKVAHTSDPLYATVYVPAENAASIPANAAVDLTVSSVPTQEYGVLRGHVKSVDRSAQSAQQISAFLGDSQLGEQFTKDGRPVAVTVKLDKASGTKSGYRWSSADGPPFSLTSMTVAQGSIRLADQRPVDWLLP, encoded by the coding sequence GTGCAGTTCCGCCAACAGGCCCTCGCCAAGCTCCAGTCGCCGGAGGAGCTCGATCTTCCGGTGCGTTTCGCCCGCCCCCAGGGCTGGCTCGCGCTCTCCGTGACCGTGGTCGTGATGGCCACCGCGTCGGTGTGGGCGGTGACCGGTTCGGTCGCCTCCACCGTGGGCGCGCCCGCCATCCTCACCCACGGACAGGGCAGTTACATCCTCCAGAGCCCGGTCGCGGGCCAGGTCACCGCCGTGCTCGCGAAGCAGGGCGAGCGGCTGCCCGCCAACTCCCCGGTACTGAAGGTGCGTACCGCCGAGGGCGACACCGTCGTCCGCTCGGTCGCCGCCGGCCGCGTCACCGCGCTCGCCGCCACGATCGGCCAGATCATCCAGACCGGCGCGAACGTGGCCGCCGTGGAGAAAGTCGCGCACACCTCCGATCCGCTGTACGCCACCGTGTACGTCCCGGCCGAGAACGCCGCCTCGATCCCCGCGAACGCCGCCGTGGACCTGACGGTGTCGTCCGTGCCCACCCAGGAGTACGGCGTGCTGCGCGGCCATGTGAAGTCGGTGGACCGTTCGGCGCAGTCGGCCCAGCAGATCTCCGCGTTCCTCGGGGACAGCCAGCTCGGCGAGCAGTTCACCAAGGACGGCAGGCCGGTGGCCGTCACGGTGAAGCTGGACAAGGCGTCCGGCACGAAGAGCGGCTACCGGTGGTCGTCCGCGGACGGGCCGCCGTTCTCCCTCACCTCCATGACCGTGGCCCAGGGTTCCATCCGCCTCGCCGACCAGCGTCCCGTCGATTGGCTGCTGCCGTGA
- a CDS encoding PaaI family thioesterase, with translation MTMTTAEADKILSANFAPWVLDLGLAVESLGEDRATLRLPWSDRLSREGGALSGQALMAAADTATVIAVSAARGAYGPMTTVQQSTSFQRAVSGSDVLIQAVITKLGRRMAFADITMTDAESGQLAARASTVYALLG, from the coding sequence ATGACGATGACCACCGCCGAAGCCGACAAGATCCTCTCCGCCAACTTCGCTCCTTGGGTGCTCGATCTGGGCCTGGCCGTCGAGTCCCTGGGCGAGGACCGGGCGACTCTGCGACTTCCCTGGTCGGACCGTCTGTCGCGGGAGGGCGGGGCGCTGTCGGGCCAGGCGCTGATGGCCGCCGCGGACACGGCCACGGTGATCGCCGTGTCGGCGGCGCGTGGCGCCTACGGACCGATGACGACCGTGCAGCAGTCGACCTCGTTCCAGCGCGCGGTGTCCGGTTCGGATGTCCTGATCCAGGCGGTGATCACCAAGCTGGGCCGGCGCATGGCATTCGCCGACATCACGATGACCGACGCGGAGTCAGGTCAACTCGCGGCCCGCGCGAGCACGGTCTACGCCCTTCTCGGCTGA